A window of Staphylococcus sp. 17KM0847 contains these coding sequences:
- the gpmI gene encoding 2,3-bisphosphoglycerate-independent phosphoglycerate mutase, which translates to MAKQPTALIILDGFANREEEHGNAVKLAHKPNFDRYATKYPTTQIEASGLDVGLPEGQMGNSEVGHMNIGAGRIVYQSLTRINKSISDGDFYDNKILNDAMNHVQQHHAALHVFGLLSDGGVHSHYQHLFAILELAKRKGLDKVYVHAFLDGRDVDQKSALGYIDETEAVFQKLGVGQFASVSGRYYAMDRDKRWDREHKAYDAIRGFSDVKYSSAREGVEANYAQGLTDEFVEPFVVTGQNNGVADGDAVIFYNFRPDRAAQLSEIFTNKAFDGFPVEQVNNLYYATFTKYNDNVDAQIVFEKVDLKNTIGEVAQDHGLTQLRIAETEKYPHVTYFMSGGQNEEFKGERRRLIASPKVATYDLQPEMSAYEVRDALLEELDKGDLDLIILNFANPDMVGHSGMLEPTIKAIEAVDECLGAVVDKIIDMGGQAIITADHGNSDEVLTDDDQPMTTHTTNPVPVIVTKEGITLRKTGRLGDLAPTLIDLLNITQPADMTGETLIQH; encoded by the coding sequence ATGGCAAAACAACCAACAGCCCTTATTATATTAGATGGCTTTGCAAATCGTGAAGAAGAGCATGGTAATGCAGTGAAACTTGCACATAAACCCAACTTTGATCGTTATGCGACAAAATATCCAACAACACAAATTGAAGCAAGTGGTTTGGATGTAGGCTTACCTGAAGGACAAATGGGTAACTCTGAAGTAGGTCATATGAATATTGGTGCTGGACGAATCGTTTATCAAAGTTTGACACGAATCAACAAATCTATCTCAGATGGAGACTTTTATGATAATAAAATTTTGAATGACGCAATGAACCATGTTCAGCAGCATCATGCAGCATTGCACGTTTTTGGTCTATTATCTGACGGTGGTGTACATAGCCATTATCAACATCTATTTGCAATCCTAGAACTTGCTAAACGTAAAGGGTTGGATAAAGTATATGTACATGCTTTTTTAGACGGACGTGACGTAGATCAAAAATCTGCACTCGGATATATTGATGAAACAGAGGCAGTTTTTCAAAAATTAGGCGTAGGTCAATTTGCATCAGTATCAGGTCGTTATTATGCTATGGATCGTGATAAACGTTGGGATCGTGAGCATAAAGCGTATGATGCGATTCGTGGTTTTAGCGACGTCAAATATAGCTCCGCACGTGAAGGTGTCGAAGCAAACTATGCACAAGGACTGACAGATGAATTTGTTGAACCGTTTGTAGTGACTGGTCAAAATAATGGTGTGGCAGATGGCGATGCAGTTATCTTTTACAACTTCCGTCCAGATAGAGCTGCACAACTTTCTGAAATATTTACAAATAAAGCTTTTGATGGTTTTCCGGTAGAACAAGTGAACAACCTCTACTATGCGACATTTACGAAATATAATGATAACGTAGACGCACAAATTGTCTTTGAAAAAGTAGATCTTAAAAATACAATTGGTGAAGTTGCCCAAGATCATGGCTTAACACAGTTGCGCATTGCCGAAACCGAAAAATACCCTCATGTGACATATTTCATGAGTGGAGGACAAAATGAAGAATTCAAAGGAGAGCGTCGACGCTTGATTGCATCTCCAAAGGTAGCAACGTATGATCTCCAACCAGAAATGAGTGCTTATGAAGTACGTGATGCATTGTTAGAAGAGCTAGATAAGGGAGATTTAGATCTTATTATCCTTAACTTTGCGAATCCAGATATGGTTGGTCATAGCGGTATGCTTGAGCCAACAATTAAAGCAATCGAAGCCGTAGATGAATGTCTCGGTGCTGTTGTAGATAAAATTATCGATATGGGTGGCCAGGCAATTATTACTGCCGATCATGGTAACTCAGATGAAGTGTTGACCGATGATGATCAACCGATGACGACACATACAACAAATCCAGTCCCTGTTATTGTAACAAAAGAAGGGATTACATTACGCAAAACAGGTCGCTTAGGTGACTTAGCACCAACACTCATTGATTTGTTAAATATTACGCAGCCAGCAGATATGACTGGTGAAACACTTATTCAGCATTAA
- a CDS encoding TIGR01777 family oxidoreductase, giving the protein MTTYLISGGTGLVGQKLIHRLLQDNKNHIYVLTRAQPPNHKSSVNYINWSNPHWEKDIPNIDIVINLAGATLSRYWTKQHQQDMMTSRIQATRALYDLFHTRPNPPSVLFNASAIGYYPPSKRVIYTENTQADPHDLLSEIVYQWERQADLFNHLGTRVIYGRFGLVLSKDGGALPIMALPYRLMVGGKIGDGKQWYSWIHIEDLVTAIIYLVHHSTAQGAYNLTAPYPVTQHEFGQTLGQVLYRPHYMRVPGLLMRLALGHMSTLMLDTQYVLPHRLKQLEFPFQFPHLKEALCHIYNM; this is encoded by the coding sequence ATGACAACATATCTAATAAGTGGGGGGACGGGGTTAGTAGGACAAAAACTCATACACCGACTTCTCCAAGACAACAAGAACCATATTTATGTACTCACACGCGCTCAGCCACCAAACCATAAATCTTCCGTCAATTATATCAACTGGTCCAATCCTCACTGGGAAAAAGATATTCCAAATATAGATATCGTCATTAATTTGGCTGGGGCTACGCTGAGTCGCTATTGGACAAAACAACATCAACAAGATATGATGACCAGCCGTATACAAGCAACACGTGCCTTATACGATTTGTTTCACACACGCCCTAACCCACCATCTGTTCTGTTTAATGCGAGTGCTATTGGCTATTATCCCCCTTCAAAAAGAGTGATATATACTGAAAACACTCAAGCTGACCCACATGATCTCCTGTCCGAAATCGTCTATCAATGGGAACGACAAGCTGATCTCTTTAACCATTTGGGTACTCGTGTCATCTATGGTCGTTTTGGTCTAGTTCTCTCAAAAGATGGCGGCGCACTGCCTATAATGGCGTTGCCTTATCGTCTAATGGTCGGTGGCAAGATTGGAGATGGCAAACAATGGTATTCTTGGATTCATATTGAAGATTTAGTAACTGCTATTATCTATTTAGTTCATCATTCTACTGCTCAGGGTGCTTACAATTTGACGGCCCCTTATCCGGTAACACAACATGAGTTCGGTCAGACACTCGGTCAAGTTCTGTATCGTCCTCATTATATGCGTGTGCCTGGACTATTGATGCGACTTGCTCTAGGGCACATGTCTACGCTTATGCTTGATACACAATATGTGTTGCCCCATCGTCTAAAGCAGTTAGAATTTCCATTCCAATTTCCTCATCTTAAAGAAGCGCTGTGTCATATTTATAACATGTAG
- the secG gene encoding preprotein translocase subunit SecG, with the protein MHTFIVVLLIIDCIALITVVLLQEGKSNGLSGAISGGAEQLFGKQKQRGVDLFLHRLTIVLSIIFFVLMLGISYFNM; encoded by the coding sequence ATGCATACTTTTATTGTTGTATTACTGATTATTGACTGTATCGCACTCATCACGGTTGTTTTATTACAAGAAGGTAAGAGTAATGGCTTATCAGGTGCCATCAGCGGTGGGGCTGAACAATTATTCGGTAAACAAAAACAACGTGGTGTAGATTTATTTTTGCATAGATTGACAATTGTACTATCAATTATTTTCTTTGTATTAATGTTAGGTATCAGTTACTTTAATATGTAG
- a CDS encoding NUDIX hydrolase translates to MTYLLFNVTSVEQSHVFENLFEMLNIGKVIVVGTHDEEEKIKALTQQWTVDYEIVWTASLVPDVLTTIVEQDHIQHAVILNPSERDAHYVEYCMTHDIDIVNNPTIQPEGLRFSVEVILEHRGRYLICQRHRDATVAPSIWNVPAGKVKFNEPIEAAMLRETKEETNLTLETVHYLGHLWINNKHQRLVFTYYAQVDDITSLKIDDEEFETYEWVTPQVLDQYSSLNPHIVTHIQQLGAGTHPSL, encoded by the coding sequence ATGACGTACTTATTATTTAATGTAACATCTGTGGAACAGTCACATGTATTTGAGAACTTGTTTGAAATGTTGAACATTGGAAAAGTAATTGTAGTAGGGACACATGATGAAGAAGAAAAAATCAAAGCACTTACGCAACAATGGACAGTGGACTATGAGATTGTATGGACAGCATCGCTTGTTCCAGATGTCTTAACAACTATTGTTGAACAAGACCATATACAACATGCTGTAATTTTAAATCCTTCTGAGCGAGATGCGCATTATGTTGAGTATTGTATGACGCATGATATTGATATTGTGAATAACCCAACCATACAGCCTGAAGGACTTCGCTTTTCTGTAGAAGTGATCTTGGAACATCGAGGGCGCTATTTAATTTGTCAGAGACATCGTGACGCAACAGTTGCACCCAGTATTTGGAATGTGCCAGCAGGTAAAGTCAAGTTCAATGAACCCATAGAAGCCGCGATGTTACGAGAAACAAAAGAAGAAACGAATTTAACATTAGAAACAGTGCATTATTTGGGACATTTGTGGATTAACAATAAACATCAGCGACTCGTTTTTACATACTATGCGCAAGTCGACGATATAACATCATTGAAGATTGATGATGAAGAGTTCGAAACGTATGAATGGGTAACACCACAAGTGTTGGATCAATATTCATCTCTTAATCCACATATCGTCACACACATTCAGCAGCTCGGAGCAGGTACACATCCTAGCTTGTAA
- the gap gene encoding type I glyceraldehyde-3-phosphate dehydrogenase — MAVKVAINGFGRIGRLAFRRIQDVENIEVVAVNDLTDDDMLAHLLKYDTMQGRFTEEVEVIDGGFRVNGKEVKSFSEPEPSKLPWADLGVDVVLECTGFFTSKEKAEAHIEAGAKKVLISAPGTGDLKTIVYNVNHELLDGSESVVSGASCTTNSLAPVAKTLQDSFGIVEGLMTTIHAYTGDQNTQDSPHRKGDKRRARAAAENIIPNSTGAAKAIGLVIPEIAGKLDGGAQRVPVATGSLTELTVVLEKEVTVDEVNQAMKDATNESFGYTEDEIVSSDVVGMTFGALFDATQTRVMTVGDRQLVKVASWYDNEMSYTAQLVRTLEYLASHAK; from the coding sequence ATGGCAGTAAAAGTAGCAATTAACGGATTTGGTAGAATTGGTCGTTTAGCATTTAGAAGAATTCAAGATGTTGAGAATATCGAAGTAGTAGCAGTTAACGATTTAACAGATGATGATATGCTTGCACACTTATTGAAATATGACACAATGCAAGGTCGTTTTACTGAAGAAGTAGAAGTAATTGACGGTGGTTTCCGTGTTAATGGTAAAGAAGTTAAATCATTCTCAGAACCAGAACCATCAAAATTACCATGGGCTGACTTAGGTGTAGATGTTGTATTAGAATGTACAGGTTTCTTTACTTCTAAAGAAAAAGCAGAAGCGCACATTGAAGCTGGTGCGAAAAAAGTATTGATTTCAGCGCCAGGAACAGGCGACTTAAAAACAATTGTATACAATGTGAACCATGAATTATTAGATGGCTCAGAGTCAGTAGTATCAGGTGCATCTTGTACAACAAACTCACTAGCACCAGTAGCAAAAACATTACAAGATTCATTCGGTATTGTTGAAGGTTTAATGACAACAATTCATGCATATACAGGTGATCAAAATACACAAGATTCACCACACCGTAAAGGTGACAAACGTCGTGCACGTGCAGCAGCTGAAAACATTATTCCAAACTCAACAGGTGCAGCAAAAGCAATCGGTTTAGTTATTCCTGAAATTGCAGGTAAGTTAGACGGTGGCGCACAACGTGTACCAGTGGCAACAGGTTCATTAACAGAATTAACAGTTGTATTAGAAAAAGAAGTAACAGTGGACGAAGTAAACCAAGCAATGAAAGACGCTACAAATGAATCATTTGGTTACACTGAAGATGAAATTGTATCATCAGATGTTGTAGGTATGACATTTGGTGCATTATTTGACGCAACACAAACACGTGTAATGACTGTTGGTGATCGTCAATTAGTTAAAGTTGCATCTTGGTACGACAACGAAATGTCATATACTGCACAACTTGTTCGTACTTTAGAATATTTAGCAAGCCACGCAAAATAA
- a CDS encoding sugar-binding transcriptional regulator: MERMIQVQQKIVPDLIDKMYRRFSILTAIQKYQPVGRRTLSEMLNLTERVLRSETDLLKHQDLILVKPTGMTLTSEGVDVVGQLSDYFNHYSDYHQLAQFIRKHYGIKEVHVIPGNSDTDLSVKVELGRITGQLLEKQLYEEAIVSITGGSTMASVSDAMTELPFSVLFVPARGGLGENVIFQANTICSTMARRTGGSYTTLYVPDQVSEQTYQNLMQEPSVIQTLDRIRQSQFIVHGIGDALKMAKRRQSSSEVVIKLQHHNAVGEAFGYYFNQQGEIIHKVKTIGLQLEEVQSKQHIFAVAGGASKGNAIKAYLEIAPKNTTLITDESAAKIITQGLLKQ; this comes from the coding sequence TTGGAACGCATGATTCAAGTTCAACAAAAAATAGTGCCTGACTTGATAGATAAGATGTATCGACGGTTTTCAATTTTGACAGCTATTCAGAAATACCAGCCTGTTGGTCGACGTACATTAAGTGAAATGTTAAATTTAACAGAAAGGGTACTGAGATCAGAAACAGACTTGTTGAAGCATCAAGATTTAATTTTGGTGAAACCCACAGGCATGACACTGACATCTGAAGGCGTAGATGTAGTAGGGCAGTTGAGTGATTATTTCAATCATTATTCTGATTATCATCAGTTGGCTCAGTTCATACGCAAACACTATGGTATTAAAGAGGTTCATGTCATTCCTGGTAATAGTGATACAGATTTAAGTGTCAAAGTTGAGTTAGGCCGTATTACAGGACAACTACTTGAAAAGCAATTGTATGAAGAAGCAATTGTTTCGATTACTGGAGGTTCTACAATGGCATCGGTAAGTGATGCGATGACAGAACTACCATTCAGTGTCTTGTTTGTCCCAGCCCGTGGCGGATTGGGCGAAAATGTAATCTTTCAAGCAAATACGATTTGTTCTACAATGGCGCGACGCACAGGTGGGAGTTACACTACACTGTATGTGCCAGATCAAGTAAGTGAACAAACATACCAAAATTTAATGCAAGAACCTTCTGTTATACAAACGTTAGACAGAATTCGACAGTCGCAATTTATCGTACATGGCATAGGTGATGCGCTGAAAATGGCGAAACGTAGACAATCGTCATCAGAAGTCGTGATAAAACTTCAACATCATAATGCCGTAGGTGAAGCCTTTGGTTATTATTTTAACCAGCAAGGTGAGATTATTCATAAAGTTAAAACGATTGGGCTTCAACTGGAAGAGGTACAATCTAAGCAACACATTTTTGCTGTCGCAGGCGGTGCTTCAAAAGGTAATGCAATTAAAGCATATCTTGAAATTGCACCGAAGAATACAACACTTATTACAGATGAGAGTGCAGCAAAAATTATTACGCAAGGTCTTTTAAAACAATAA
- the eno gene encoding surface-displayed alpha-enolase, producing MPIITDVYAREVLDSRGNPTVEVEVLTESGAFGRALVPSGASTGEHEAVELRDGDQSRYLGKGVQKAVENVNEIIAPELIEGEFAVLDQNSIDKMMIQLDGTPNKGKLGANAILGVSIAVARAAADFLGQPLYKYLGGFNATVLPTPMMNIVNGGSHSDAPIAFQEFMILPVGASSFKEALRIGAEVFHALAKILKSRGLVTAVGDEGGFAPKFEGTEDGVETILEAIKAAGYKPGEDVFLGFDCASSEFYEDGVYDYTKFEGDKGAKRTAAEQVDYLEELVNKYPIISIEDGMDENDWEGWKLLTERIGDRVQLVGDDLFVTNTEILQKGIENKIGNSILIKVNQIGTLTETFEAIEMAQKAGYTAVVSHRSGETEDTTIADIAVATNAGQIKTGSLSRTDRIAKYNQLLRIEDELYETSKYEGLKSFYNLDK from the coding sequence ATGCCAATTATTACTGATGTATATGCTCGCGAAGTTTTAGATTCACGTGGTAACCCAACAGTAGAAGTAGAAGTATTAACAGAAAGTGGTGCATTTGGTCGTGCACTTGTACCATCAGGCGCATCAACTGGAGAACATGAAGCAGTAGAACTACGTGATGGTGATCAATCACGCTACTTAGGCAAAGGTGTTCAAAAAGCAGTTGAAAATGTAAATGAAATCATCGCACCAGAATTAATCGAAGGTGAGTTTGCGGTGTTAGATCAAAACTCAATCGATAAAATGATGATTCAATTAGATGGTACACCAAACAAAGGTAAATTGGGTGCAAACGCTATTTTAGGTGTATCTATTGCCGTAGCGCGTGCTGCTGCAGACTTTTTAGGTCAACCTTTATACAAATATTTAGGTGGATTCAATGCAACAGTATTACCAACACCTATGATGAATATCGTTAATGGTGGTTCACACTCTGATGCACCAATCGCATTCCAAGAGTTTATGATTTTACCAGTAGGTGCTTCATCATTTAAAGAAGCTTTACGCATCGGTGCTGAAGTTTTCCACGCATTGGCAAAAATTTTAAAATCTCGTGGACTTGTTACAGCAGTTGGTGATGAAGGTGGTTTTGCTCCTAAATTTGAAGGTACTGAAGACGGTGTAGAAACAATCCTTGAAGCGATCAAAGCAGCAGGTTACAAACCGGGTGAAGATGTTTTCTTAGGCTTTGACTGTGCATCATCAGAATTCTATGAAGATGGCGTGTATGACTACACGAAATTTGAAGGTGACAAAGGTGCGAAACGTACTGCTGCTGAACAAGTAGACTACCTAGAAGAATTGGTTAACAAATATCCAATCATCTCTATCGAAGACGGTATGGATGAAAATGATTGGGAAGGATGGAAGTTACTCACTGAACGCATTGGTGACCGTGTACAATTAGTAGGTGACGATTTATTCGTAACGAACACTGAAATTTTACAAAAAGGTATTGAAAACAAAATTGGTAACTCAATCTTAATAAAAGTAAACCAAATCGGTACGTTAACTGAAACATTCGAAGCAATAGAAATGGCACAAAAAGCAGGTTACACTGCAGTAGTATCTCACCGCTCTGGTGAAACAGAAGATACAACAATTGCAGATATTGCTGTTGCGACAAATGCTGGACAAATCAAAACAGGTTCATTATCACGTACAGACCGTATTGCAAAATACAATCAATTATTACGTATTGAAGATGAACTATATGAAACATCAAAGTATGAAGGGTTAAAATCTTTCTATAACTTAGATAAATAA
- the tpiA gene encoding triose-phosphate isomerase, protein MRKPIIAGNWKMNKTVQEAKDFVKGLPALPDTNEVEAVICAPTIQLDALVTLTQEGVAHGLKIGAQNTYFEESGAFTGETSPVALADLGVSYVVIGHSERRELFHETDEDINKKAHALFKHSMTPIICVGETDEEREQGKANDIVESQVEKALAGLTEEQVKEVVIAYEPIWAIGTGKSSTAKDANEMCAAVRATVAKLTNEEVAQAVRIQYGGSVKPNNIKEYMAETDIDGALVGGASLKVEDYVQLLEGAK, encoded by the coding sequence GTGAGAAAACCAATTATTGCAGGTAACTGGAAAATGAATAAAACGGTACAGGAAGCAAAAGATTTTGTCAAAGGGTTACCAGCATTACCAGATACGAATGAAGTAGAAGCAGTTATCTGTGCACCAACAATTCAATTAGATGCATTAGTGACATTAACTCAAGAGGGTGTTGCACATGGTCTGAAAATTGGCGCACAAAACACATATTTTGAGGAAAGTGGTGCTTTTACTGGTGAAACATCACCTGTTGCATTAGCAGACTTAGGTGTGAGCTATGTTGTGATCGGTCATTCAGAGCGCCGTGAGTTATTCCATGAAACAGATGAAGATATTAATAAAAAAGCACATGCCCTGTTCAAACATAGTATGACGCCAATTATTTGTGTTGGTGAAACAGATGAAGAGCGTGAACAAGGTAAGGCCAATGATATTGTTGAAAGCCAAGTTGAAAAAGCATTAGCAGGCTTAACTGAAGAACAAGTGAAAGAAGTAGTAATTGCCTATGAACCTATTTGGGCAATTGGTACAGGCAAGTCATCAACAGCCAAAGATGCGAATGAAATGTGTGCAGCAGTACGTGCCACAGTCGCAAAACTCACGAACGAAGAAGTAGCTCAAGCTGTGCGCATTCAATATGGTGGTAGTGTGAAACCAAACAATATCAAAGAATACATGGCAGAAACAGATATTGATGGTGCATTAGTAGGCGGTGCATCATTAAAAGTAGAAGATTACGTACAATTGTTAGAAGGTGCAAAATAA
- the pgk gene encoding phosphoglycerate kinase, with amino-acid sequence MAKKDVTDVALKGKVVLVRADFNVPMKDGEITNDNRIVQALPTLKHILNEGGKVVVFSHLGKVKEESDKAKLSLAPVAKRLSEKLEKEVTFIPETRGEKLESAIKDLNEGDILMFENTRFEDVEGKKESKNDPELGKYWASLGDIFVNDAFGTAHREHASNVGIATHLETVAGFLMEKEIKFIGGVVDNPDKPVVAILGGAKVSDKIGVIENLLNIADKVLIGGGMAYTFLKAQGKEIGLSLLEADRIDFAKDLLDRAGDQIVLPIDGKVAKTFSNDAEITVVSMDEIPADQESLDIGPKTVELFKEQLKGAHTVVWNGPMGVFEFSNFAQGTIGVCEAIAELQDATTIIGGGDSAAAAMQLGFEEDFTHISTGGGASLEYLEGKELPGIKAIANK; translated from the coding sequence ATGGCTAAAAAGGATGTAACAGATGTAGCATTAAAAGGGAAAGTGGTACTTGTACGTGCTGACTTTAACGTACCAATGAAAGATGGAGAAATTACGAATGATAATCGTATTGTGCAAGCATTACCGACTTTGAAACATATCCTTAATGAAGGAGGTAAGGTTGTTGTATTCTCACATTTAGGTAAGGTTAAAGAAGAAAGCGACAAAGCAAAGTTATCATTAGCACCTGTTGCAAAACGTTTATCTGAAAAATTGGAAAAAGAGGTAACGTTTATTCCTGAAACACGTGGTGAAAAGTTAGAGTCTGCGATTAAAGATTTAAATGAAGGCGACATCTTAATGTTTGAAAACACACGCTTTGAAGATGTTGAAGGTAAGAAAGAGTCTAAAAACGATCCTGAGTTGGGCAAGTATTGGGCTTCTTTAGGTGACATTTTTGTTAATGATGCATTTGGTACTGCGCATCGTGAACATGCATCAAATGTGGGGATTGCAACACATCTTGAAACAGTAGCTGGTTTCTTAATGGAAAAAGAGATTAAATTTATCGGTGGTGTTGTGGATAATCCAGATAAGCCTGTTGTAGCAATTTTAGGTGGTGCAAAGGTTTCTGACAAAATAGGTGTTATCGAAAACTTATTAAATATTGCAGACAAAGTGTTAATTGGTGGAGGTATGGCTTACACATTCTTAAAAGCACAAGGTAAAGAAATAGGTTTATCATTGCTTGAAGCAGATAGAATTGATTTTGCGAAAGATTTACTAGATCGTGCGGGTGATCAAATCGTATTACCGATTGACGGTAAGGTAGCAAAAACGTTTTCTAATGATGCAGAGATTACGGTAGTTTCAATGGATGAAATTCCTGCTGACCAAGAATCACTAGATATTGGTCCAAAAACAGTCGAATTATTTAAAGAACAGCTAAAAGGTGCACATACAGTCGTATGGAATGGTCCAATGGGTGTATTTGAATTTAGTAACTTTGCGCAAGGTACGATTGGTGTATGTGAAGCAATAGCCGAATTACAAGATGCTACAACAATTATCGGTGGCGGTGATTCAGCCGCAGCAGCAATGCAATTAGGCTTTGAAGAGGACTTTACACACATTTCAACAGGTGGCGGCGCATCTCTTGAGTATCTCGAAGGTAAAGAACTTCCGGGTATTAAAGCAATAGCAAACAAATAA
- a CDS encoding carboxylesterase, whose amino-acid sequence MKIQLPKPFLFEGGKRAVLLLHGFTGNSSDVRQLGRYLQKKGYTSHAPHYEGHAAPPEEILESSPHVWYKDALDGYDYLVEQGYDEIAVAGLSLGGVFALKLSLNRDVKGVVTMCTPAYIKTEGAMFEGFLAYARNFKRYEGKDDETIEQEMSHFHPTETLKELQATLEGVRESIDEVMDPLLVIQSEHDEMINPDSANVIYDGAISEQKHLSWYHNSGHVITIDKEKEQVFEEVYQFLEGLDWSE is encoded by the coding sequence ATGAAAATACAACTCCCTAAGCCATTTTTGTTTGAAGGAGGCAAACGTGCAGTTTTATTATTACACGGTTTTACAGGAAATAGCTCAGATGTACGACAGCTGGGACGTTATCTTCAGAAAAAAGGCTATACCTCTCATGCGCCTCATTATGAAGGACATGCAGCACCACCTGAAGAAATTTTGGAATCTAGTCCACATGTTTGGTATAAAGACGCATTGGATGGTTATGATTATTTAGTCGAACAAGGTTATGATGAGATTGCGGTTGCAGGTCTATCACTTGGTGGTGTATTTGCATTGAAACTAAGCTTAAATCGTGATGTTAAAGGTGTTGTAACAATGTGTACGCCTGCTTATATCAAAACAGAAGGGGCAATGTTTGAAGGTTTTCTTGCATATGCACGTAACTTTAAGCGTTATGAAGGTAAAGACGATGAAACGATAGAACAAGAAATGAGCCACTTTCATCCGACAGAAACGTTAAAAGAGTTACAAGCGACATTAGAAGGTGTTCGTGAAAGCATTGATGAAGTCATGGATCCATTGTTGGTGATTCAATCTGAACATGATGAAATGATTAACCCTGACTCTGCAAATGTAATCTATGATGGTGCGATTTCTGAGCAAAAACATTTATCGTGGTACCATAACTCAGGTCATGTTATTACAATTGATAAAGAGAAAGAACAAGTATTTGAAGAGGTTTATCAGTTTTTAGAGGGGCTTGACTGGTCCGAATAG